The following proteins are co-located in the Natator depressus isolate rNatDep1 chromosome 4, rNatDep2.hap1, whole genome shotgun sequence genome:
- the LOC141985766 gene encoding uncharacterized protein LOC141985766, with protein sequence MQWPGRQEKARKLLNFSFLFAWSPAACHAGQSSSAEVTMQSASAEVTMMESQNRKRAPAWTEWEVRDLIAVRGEESVLSELCSSFRNAKTFVKISQGMKDRGHNRDLKQCHVKLKELRQAYQKTREANGRSGSEPETCRFYDELHAILGGSATTTQAVLFDSFNGDGGNTEAGFGDEEDSSQQASGEIGFPDSQELFLTLDLEPVPPEPTQGCLPDLPGGEGTPAACVSRITGSSPSQRLVKIRR encoded by the exons atgcagtggccaggtagacaggaaaaggcccgcaaacttttgaatttcagtttcctgtttgcatggtcacctgcagcttgccatgctggccagagctcatcagcagaggtgaccatgcagagcgcatcagcagaggtgaccatgatggagtcccagaatcgcaaaagagctccagcatggaccgagtgggaggtacgggatctgatcgctgtacggggagaggaatccgtgctatcagaactctgttccagttttcgaaatgccaaaacatttgtcaaaatctcccagggcatgaaggacagaggccataacagggacctgaaacAGTGCCACgtaaaacttaaggagctgaggcaagcctaccagaaaaccagagaggcaaacggccgctccgggtcagagcccgaaacatgccgcttctatgatgagctgcatgccattttagggggttcagccaccactacccaaGCCgtattgtttgactccttcaatggagatggaggcaacacagaagcaggttttggggacgaggaagatagctcacagcaagcaagtggagaaatcggttttcccgacagccaggaactgtttctcaccctggacctggagccagtaccccccgaacccacccaaggctgcctcccggacctgccaggcggagaagggacccctg ctgcatgtgtttcaaggatcacaggatcttctccttcccagaggctagtgaagattagaaggtga